The following proteins come from a genomic window of Campylobacter coli 76339:
- a CDS encoding Branched-chain amino acid transport ATP-binding protein LivG (TC 3.A.1.4.1), which produces MILELKNITKNFGEVRAINETSFHIKEGEIFALIGPNGAGKTTLFNIITGNYKPTSGEVFFQDKKINDLKPHKIVHLGIARTFQNIRLFSSMSVLENVMIGFDKQMKYSVLEAFLHLGRFHRVEQEFKNKAYKLLEELGISEFADEKATSLSYGQQRKVEIARAMATNPKLLLLDEPAAGMNSSESDELAELILKLRRDYKISVLLIEHDMKFVNKLCDKVLVLDYGKTIFEGKLSDAVNHKEVIAAYLGDFDASS; this is translated from the coding sequence ATGATCTTAGAGCTTAAGAATATCACCAAAAATTTTGGAGAAGTTAGAGCTATTAATGAAACTTCTTTTCATATCAAAGAGGGCGAAATTTTTGCTTTAATTGGTCCTAATGGTGCAGGTAAAACAACACTTTTTAATATTATTACAGGCAATTACAAACCAACAAGCGGGGAAGTATTTTTTCAAGATAAGAAAATTAATGATTTAAAACCTCATAAAATTGTACATTTAGGCATAGCAAGAACCTTTCAAAATATTAGATTATTTTCGAGTATGAGTGTACTTGAAAATGTGATGATAGGTTTTGATAAGCAAATGAAATACAGCGTTTTAGAGGCTTTTTTGCATTTAGGTCGTTTTCATAGAGTTGAACAAGAATTTAAAAACAAGGCTTATAAGCTTTTGGAGGAGTTAGGTATTAGCGAATTTGCAGACGAGAAAGCTACAAGCTTAAGCTATGGTCAGCAAAGAAAGGTTGAAATTGCAAGAGCTATGGCTACAAATCCAAAGCTTCTCTTGCTAGATGAGCCTGCTGCAGGTATGAATTCTAGTGAAAGCGATGAATTGGCAGAGCTTATTTTAAAGCTTAGAAGAGATTATAAAATCAGTGTTTTACTCATAGAGCATGATATGAAATTTGTTAACAAGCTTTGCGATAAAGTTTTGGTGCTTGATTATGGTAAAACTATTTTTGAAGGAAAATTAAGCGATGCTGTAAATCATAAAGAAGTAATTGCCGCTTATTTGGGAGATTTTGATGCTAGTAGTTAA
- a CDS encoding High-affinity branched-chain amino acid transport system permease protein LivH (TC 3.A.1.4.1): MDSTLFLQQLVNGLSLGSMYALIAVGYTMVYGVLRLINFAHGDIMMVGAYIALLLINFFSPIINHLNQTFFGSDELGKYIVVIFVAALVASMIFSSIVGILIDKIAYKPLRKAPRISLLITAIGISFFLQNLFNVIFTSTEQQFPVPTIFENLVSIGGVSTTLGSLLVPLVTLIVMLGVLFILYRSKYGIAIRALAFDIQTVNLMGINANRIIAIVFALGSALAALAGIFWSSNYYSVAPTMGTLVGLKAFAAAVLGGIGSVVGAVLGGLIIGLTEVMAVAFFPELSGFKDAFAFIFLVFILLFRPTGILGINFEKSRF, encoded by the coding sequence ATGGACTCTACTTTATTTTTACAACAACTTGTTAATGGTCTTAGTCTAGGCAGTATGTATGCACTTATTGCCGTGGGCTATACCATGGTGTATGGTGTGTTAAGATTGATCAATTTTGCACATGGCGATATTATGATGGTGGGCGCTTATATAGCTCTTTTGTTGATAAATTTCTTCTCTCCAATTATCAATCATTTAAATCAAACTTTTTTCGGCAGTGATGAACTTGGAAAATATATTGTTGTTATTTTTGTAGCTGCACTTGTGGCTTCTATGATCTTTTCTTCTATCGTAGGGATATTGATAGATAAAATTGCTTACAAACCCTTAAGAAAAGCTCCTAGAATTTCATTATTGATAACTGCAATCGGTATTAGCTTTTTTTTACAAAATCTTTTTAATGTGATTTTTACTTCAACCGAACAACAATTTCCAGTACCTACGATTTTTGAAAATTTGGTTAGCATAGGTGGTGTTAGCACAACTTTGGGATCATTACTTGTGCCTTTGGTAACTCTAATTGTAATGCTTGGAGTTCTTTTTATTCTTTATAGAAGTAAATACGGTATAGCTATCCGTGCTTTAGCTTTTGACATACAAACTGTAAATTTAATGGGAATTAATGCAAATAGAATTATTGCCATTGTCTTTGCATTAGGATCTGCTTTGGCTGCTTTGGCGGGAATTTTTTGGTCAAGCAATTATTATTCTGTTGCTCCTACTATGGGAACTCTAGTTGGACTTAAGGCTTTTGCAGCGGCAGTTTTAGGCGGGATTGGTTCTGTAGTGGGTGCAGTTTTAGGTGGGCTTATTATAGGATTGACCGAGGTTATGGCTGTGGCTTTTTTTCCAGAGCTTTCAGGCTTTAAAGATGCCTTTGCTTTTATTTTTCTTGTGTTTATCTTACTTTTTAGACCAACGGGAATTTTGGGCATAAATTTTGAAAAGAGTAGGTTTTAA
- a CDS encoding Branched-chain amino acid transport ATP-binding protein LivF (TC 3.A.1.4.1): MLVVKDLHVYYGLIEAVKGIDFKVETGHIVSLIGSNGAGKTSTLNALLNAVKRTGEVNFLGYDTKRHLTHTLVQKGIALVPEGRRVFINLSVEENLKIGAYNNSENYEHLREQMYKLFPRLASKKHAMAGNLSGGEAQMLAISRALMSEPKLLMLDEPSLGLAPKIVGEVFDIIVRLKEEGITILLVEQNAYSALKISDYAYVLENGHIAMQGEAKKLIGDDNIRKKYLGL; the protein is encoded by the coding sequence ATGCTAGTAGTTAAAGATTTGCATGTTTATTATGGTTTGATTGAAGCGGTTAAGGGTATAGACTTTAAAGTAGAAACGGGTCATATAGTTTCTCTTATTGGCTCCAATGGAGCAGGAAAGACTTCTACCCTTAATGCACTTTTAAATGCAGTCAAGCGCACCGGAGAAGTAAATTTTTTAGGTTATGACACTAAAAGGCATTTAACTCATACTTTGGTGCAAAAAGGTATAGCTTTGGTGCCCGAAGGAAGACGCGTTTTTATCAATCTTAGCGTTGAAGAAAATTTAAAAATAGGTGCTTATAATAACAGTGAAAATTATGAGCATTTAAGAGAACAAATGTATAAGTTATTTCCAAGACTTGCAAGTAAAAAACATGCTATGGCGGGGAATTTAAGTGGTGGAGAAGCTCAAATGCTTGCTATCTCAAGAGCTTTGATGAGTGAACCTAAGCTTTTGATGCTTGATGAACCTTCACTAGGACTTGCTCCTAAGATAGTTGGAGAGGTTTTTGATATCATTGTGCGTTTAAAAGAAGAGGGTATTACTATACTTTTAGTAGAGCAAAATGCTTACTCTGCCTTAAAGATAAGCGATTATGCTTATGTTTTGGAAAATGGACATATTGCAATGCAAGGTGAGGCTAAAAAACTCATAGGCGATGACAATATTAGGAAAAAATATTTAGGATTATAA
- a CDS encoding membrane protein, protein MNHIFLVIICVSGALILFLGLITYLIISDDKKKNKKQKNTENTDQALKFDTDLDKMIAAASDLKYSDSDLKELARLYIKTHKLGSKTSKDLDEKTKNKLEFISALAANPKASPQTVSFLNQELKKRSASYKKEIDAYEQMGLAKRKIKEEK, encoded by the coding sequence ATGAACCATATTTTTTTGGTAATTATTTGTGTTTCTGGGGCTTTGATCCTTTTTTTGGGTTTGATAACTTATTTGATTATCAGTGATGATAAAAAGAAAAATAAAAAACAAAAAAATACTGAAAATACAGATCAAGCCCTTAAATTTGATACTGATTTAGATAAGATGATAGCAGCGGCTAGTGATTTAAAATATAGCGATAGCGATTTAAAGGAACTAGCAAGACTCTATATCAAAACACATAAACTAGGTTCTAAAACTTCTAAAGATTTAGATGAAAAAACAAAAAATAAATTAGAATTTATATCCGCTCTAGCTGCCAACCCTAAAGCCAGTCCTCAAACCGTAAGCTTTCTAAATCAAGAACTTAAAAAAAGATCTGCTTCTTATAAAAAAGAAATTGATGCCTATGAGCAGATGGGTTTGGCAAAAAGAAAAATCAAAGAAGAGAAGTAA
- a CDS encoding Putative cytochrome C-type biogenesis protein produces the protein MEKIIKSVGDLRISIVLFLLFALFCALATFIESAYGTPTAWAMVYDTFWFEYIQLLLGINLLFGMFRYKMFVLKKMPLMIFHFSFLFILLGSAMTRYGGFEGLLAIREHTQNALVESSKTSLRISSIKDGERYTAVNDRYIGNLPFANSFKINLNMGDEKAVLKYKNLILDADYVYKEDNTSSPLLVLTVSEKNSQGANLEFRSGEVQNINGINFAFMNDDVAKPYIKIDKNLKLSSSENLNVFNMKKGENSTLKIGEKADAKDLRLYSLDNLNFVVKFASLHGTQEIQGVNRPQDESFWLWFKSAWLEFARTIMISSFGEPQNWKASWLTNFKEFAMSKDYQALELKGAHALKLQLDYKNESKEFYVFEYNKPTVVELAGQKFFVSWALAYEQLPFEIYLRDFVLDRYPGSMSPASYASEITVRNNKDNFDYRIFMNNVLDYKGYRFYQSSYDQDEKGTILSVNKDPGKIPTYIGYFLLCLGMFLNFLNPNSRFRTLARLINKDALKHTASVLALFVALFGADKMLAQDLNTSLGQNLPVVDKEHTKELKSLIVQKSADGRMVPFDTLAREVLEKIHKSASYKGQEASAVMLSMLINVDLWQNEAFILMPSNKNIREAIAEILGVSPELKYVKYKDFFDANNRYKLQKYVENANRKNPNARGVFDKEIINLDERANVVNLVFSGELFKFIPIQNHNNNAWLAPFSAITTLKGEEGQFVLALIKNYFSSVDTAFHDGNWTRANEALSFIKEYQEKIGHEVMPNKTKVEMEIFSNKAEIFVKLAPVYLIAGFLLLIVLLIKMVAPKLKISLIFKIIYILNILAFIVHTVGLGMRAYLADHAPWSNGYESMVYIAWALSLSGIFFSRKSPIALSLTSILAGIVLAVAHLSEMNPQITNLVPVLNSYWLSIHVSVITASYGFLGLCSLLGIFTLLLMCFLKENNQYNQNILRNITEATRINEMSMIFGLCLLTVGNFLGAIWANESWGRYWSWDPKETWALVSILVYAAILHIRMIPKYSNQFTFALWSMFAYWVVIMTYFGVNYFLVGLHSYAAGEAAQIPSYVYWGIAIMIVLALLARRKREFVGKL, from the coding sequence ATGGAAAAGATTATCAAAAGTGTAGGTGATTTAAGAATTTCTATAGTTTTATTTTTGCTTTTTGCTTTATTTTGTGCTTTGGCAACTTTTATAGAGAGCGCTTATGGCACGCCTACTGCATGGGCAATGGTATATGATACTTTTTGGTTTGAGTATATACAGCTTTTGTTGGGCATAAATTTATTATTTGGAATGTTTCGCTATAAGATGTTTGTCTTAAAAAAAATGCCTTTGATGATTTTTCATTTTTCTTTTCTTTTTATCTTGCTTGGCTCTGCCATGACTCGTTATGGTGGTTTTGAGGGTTTGCTAGCGATTCGAGAGCATACTCAAAATGCTTTAGTTGAAAGTTCTAAAACTTCTTTAAGAATTTCTAGTATTAAAGATGGTGAGCGTTATACTGCTGTAAATGATCGTTATATAGGAAATTTACCTTTTGCAAATTCTTTTAAAATAAATTTAAATATGGGAGATGAAAAAGCTGTCTTAAAATACAAAAATTTAATTTTAGATGCAGATTATGTTTATAAAGAAGATAATACTTCTTCACCTTTGCTTGTTTTAACCGTTTCTGAAAAAAATTCTCAAGGTGCAAATTTGGAATTTAGATCAGGAGAGGTGCAAAATATCAATGGAATTAATTTTGCCTTTATGAATGATGATGTAGCTAAGCCTTATATCAAAATAGATAAAAATTTAAAATTAAGCTCGAGTGAAAATTTAAATGTTTTCAATATGAAAAAAGGCGAAAATTCAACTCTTAAAATTGGCGAAAAGGCAGATGCTAAAGATCTTAGATTGTATAGCTTGGATAATTTAAATTTTGTAGTGAAATTTGCTTCTTTGCATGGAACTCAAGAAATTCAAGGTGTTAACAGACCTCAAGATGAAAGTTTTTGGCTATGGTTTAAATCAGCTTGGTTAGAATTTGCAAGAACTATAATGATATCAAGTTTTGGGGAGCCTCAAAATTGGAAAGCTTCATGGCTTACAAATTTTAAAGAATTTGCTATGAGCAAAGATTATCAAGCTTTGGAATTAAAAGGAGCGCATGCGCTAAAACTTCAATTAGATTACAAGAATGAAAGTAAAGAATTTTATGTATTCGAATACAATAAACCTACTGTAGTAGAACTTGCTGGACAAAAATTCTTTGTTTCATGGGCGCTTGCGTATGAGCAATTACCTTTTGAAATTTATTTAAGAGATTTTGTTTTAGATCGTTATCCTGGATCGATGTCTCCTGCTTCTTATGCAAGTGAAATTACAGTTAGAAATAATAAAGATAATTTTGATTATAGGATTTTTATGAATAATGTTTTAGATTATAAGGGTTATAGATTTTATCAAAGTTCTTACGATCAGGATGAAAAAGGGACGATACTATCGGTCAATAAAGATCCAGGTAAAATTCCTACATATATAGGTTATTTCTTGCTTTGTTTGGGAATGTTTTTAAATTTCTTAAATCCAAATTCAAGATTTAGAACCTTAGCAAGACTTATCAATAAAGACGCCTTAAAGCATACTGCTAGTGTTTTAGCTTTATTTGTAGCTTTATTTGGAGCAGATAAGATGCTTGCTCAAGATTTAAATACAAGCTTGGGACAAAATCTACCTGTAGTGGATAAAGAGCATACAAAAGAACTTAAATCTCTTATTGTGCAAAAATCTGCAGACGGCAGAATGGTACCTTTTGACACTTTGGCTAGAGAAGTTTTGGAAAAAATTCATAAGAGTGCGAGTTATAAGGGTCAAGAAGCAAGTGCTGTAATGCTTTCAATGCTTATCAATGTGGACTTATGGCAAAACGAAGCTTTTATTTTAATGCCAAGTAATAAAAACATTCGTGAAGCTATTGCTGAAATTTTGGGAGTTTCTCCAGAACTAAAATATGTTAAATATAAAGATTTCTTTGATGCCAATAATCGCTATAAGCTTCAAAAATATGTAGAAAATGCTAACCGCAAAAATCCGAATGCTAGAGGAGTATTTGATAAAGAAATCATTAATCTAGATGAAAGAGCAAATGTTGTAAATTTAGTTTTTAGTGGAGAGCTTTTTAAATTTATTCCTATACAAAATCATAATAATAACGCATGGCTAGCTCCTTTTTCTGCTATTACGACACTTAAGGGCGAAGAGGGTCAGTTTGTTTTAGCACTTATAAAAAACTATTTTTCTTCTGTAGACACAGCTTTTCATGATGGAAATTGGACAAGAGCTAACGAAGCTTTAAGCTTTATCAAAGAATATCAAGAAAAAATAGGACATGAGGTCATGCCTAATAAAACAAAAGTAGAGATGGAAATTTTTTCAAATAAGGCTGAAATTTTTGTCAAGCTTGCTCCTGTATATTTGATCGCAGGATTTTTATTGTTAATCGTTCTTTTGATAAAAATGGTTGCACCAAAACTTAAAATTTCCCTTATATTTAAAATCATTTATATTTTAAATATTTTAGCTTTTATAGTTCATACCGTAGGGCTTGGAATGCGAGCTTATCTAGCAGATCATGCTCCTTGGAGTAATGGATATGAAAGCATGGTTTATATAGCTTGGGCTTTATCTCTTTCAGGTATTTTCTTTTCGAGAAAAAGTCCGATCGCTTTATCTTTGACTTCTATACTTGCAGGTATTGTTTTGGCTGTAGCTCACTTAAGTGAAATGAATCCACAAATTACAAATCTTGTGCCAGTGCTTAATTCTTATTGGCTCAGTATCCATGTGTCTGTTATTACTGCGAGTTATGGATTTTTAGGACTTTGTTCTTTGCTTGGAATTTTTACTCTGTTGTTAATGTGCTTTTTAAAAGAAAACAATCAATATAATCAAAATATTTTAAGAAATATCACAGAAGCAACTCGTATCAATGAAATGTCGATGATTTTTGGACTTTGTTTGCTTACTGTCGGGAATTTCTTAGGTGCGATTTGGGCTAATGAAAGTTGGGGTAGATATTGGAGCTGGGATCCAAAAGAAACTTGGGCTTTGGTAAGTATTTTGGTTTATGCAGCTATTTTACATATTAGAATGATTCCAAAATATTCTAATCAATTTACCTTTGCATTGTGGAGTATGTTTGCTTATTGGGTTGTTATTATGACTTATTTTGGAGTAAATTATTTCCTAGTAGGCTTACATTCTTATGCGGCAGGAGAAGCTGCTCAAATTCCTAGCTATGTTTATTGGGGAATTGCGATTATGATCGTTTTAGCATTGCTTGCAAGAAGAAAGCGTGAATTTGTAGGCAAGCTTTAA
- a CDS encoding tRNA-guanine transglycosylase — MEFKLKHKDNLARVCEITTAHSTFETPIFMPVGTVGAVKSLDAIDLKQKLNAKIILANTYHMYLRPGSKIVKHFGGLHGFTKFDRSFLTDSGGFQAFSLSANSKHFQEGIEFKSHIDGSKHLFTPKSVLDTQYDLNSDIMMILDDLIALPATKERIKVSVDRTIKWAKEAIDYHKQMQNQGLGLKQNIFGIIQGGTDYEERKRCALALNEMDFDGLAIGGLSVGEENALMYETVENLNPFLDENRPRYLMGVGTPEDLVENIERGVDMFDCVMPTRNARNGTFFTNFGKFNIKRAEFINDHESIDSECSCYTCQNFSRGYLNHLFKAKELTFFRLASLHNLHYYLTLVAQAREAIKKSEFKKFKYEFYAKRLANGVR, encoded by the coding sequence ATGGAATTTAAATTAAAGCATAAAGACAACCTAGCTAGAGTATGTGAGATAACAACAGCTCACAGCACTTTTGAAACTCCTATTTTTATGCCAGTAGGCACAGTAGGTGCTGTAAAAAGCCTTGATGCTATCGATCTTAAACAAAAACTTAATGCAAAAATCATCCTAGCAAATACTTATCATATGTACTTACGACCTGGTTCTAAAATCGTAAAACATTTTGGTGGCTTGCATGGCTTTACGAAATTTGATAGAAGTTTTCTTACTGATAGCGGTGGTTTTCAAGCTTTTTCACTTTCTGCTAATTCCAAACATTTTCAAGAAGGTATAGAATTTAAAAGCCATATAGACGGTTCTAAACATTTATTTACTCCTAAAAGTGTATTAGACACCCAATATGATTTAAACAGCGATATTATGATGATACTAGATGATCTTATCGCTCTTCCTGCCACAAAAGAACGCATTAAAGTATCAGTGGATAGAACTATAAAATGGGCAAAAGAGGCTATTGATTATCACAAGCAAATGCAAAATCAAGGCTTAGGTCTAAAACAAAATATTTTTGGAATCATACAAGGTGGTACCGACTATGAAGAACGCAAACGCTGTGCTTTAGCTCTCAATGAAATGGATTTTGATGGACTTGCCATAGGAGGACTTAGCGTGGGTGAAGAAAATGCTCTTATGTATGAAACTGTAGAAAATTTAAATCCTTTTTTAGATGAAAATCGTCCCCGCTATCTTATGGGGGTTGGAACTCCTGAAGATTTGGTTGAAAACATAGAACGAGGGGTGGATATGTTTGACTGTGTTATGCCTACTAGAAATGCTAGAAATGGGACCTTTTTTACAAATTTTGGTAAATTTAATATCAAAAGAGCTGAATTTATCAACGATCATGAAAGCATTGATAGTGAGTGTTCATGCTATACCTGTCAGAATTTCTCACGCGGTTATTTAAATCATCTTTTTAAAGCTAAGGAATTAACCTTTTTTCGCTTAGCTAGCTTACATAATTTACATTATTATCTAACCCTAGTAGCACAAGCACGAGAGGCGATAAAAAAGTCTGAATTTAAAAAATTTAAATACGAATTTTACGCCAAAAGGCTAGCTAATGGTGTGCGATGA
- a CDS encoding Magnesium and cobalt transport protein CorA, whose amino-acid sequence MVCDENLSKFLANKNLNTLYMDFLGQKILILNSYNPKTKKGNFSVFGFEDDKIFKLEETQFKPFPLNDFLSTIRTILEDYKSENTHFEHILERKENILLKGNLIKNFFKKSFILKQKINKNLKNISLLDEALNLLAGTSPHKKALKPIIFAVGIVLKNNKEMITRLNELHLLMSAIKNEKMNQSLYFLSILSAIFLPLNLIVGFFGMNTNDLFLNNVKNATWYVFALICFILLSGLIIYRKKRKKELEFEDKTLNK is encoded by the coding sequence ATGGTGTGCGATGAGAATTTAAGCAAATTTCTTGCAAATAAAAATTTAAATACCTTATATATGGATTTTTTAGGGCAAAAAATTTTGATTTTAAATTCTTATAACCCAAAAACCAAAAAGGGAAATTTTAGTGTTTTTGGATTTGAGGATGATAAAATATTTAAACTTGAAGAGACCCAATTTAAACCCTTTCCTTTGAATGATTTCTTAAGCACCATTCGTACTATTTTAGAGGATTATAAAAGTGAAAATACCCACTTTGAGCATATTTTAGAACGCAAAGAAAACATACTTTTAAAGGGTAATTTGATTAAAAATTTCTTCAAGAAAAGCTTTATCCTGAAGCAAAAAATCAATAAAAACTTAAAAAATATATCCTTGCTTGATGAAGCGTTAAATTTACTAGCAGGTACAAGTCCTCATAAAAAAGCTTTAAAGCCGATTATTTTTGCTGTTGGAATTGTATTAAAAAACAATAAGGAAATGATTACTAGACTCAATGAGCTTCATTTATTAATGAGTGCGATTAAAAATGAAAAAATGAATCAAAGTTTGTATTTTTTAAGCATATTATCTGCAATATTTTTACCTCTTAATCTTATAGTAGGTTTTTTTGGTATGAATACCAATGATTTATTTTTAAACAATGTCAAGAATGCAACTTGGTATGTTTTTGCTCTCATATGTTTTATTTTATTAAGCGGCTTGATCATTTATCGCAAAAAAAGAAAAAAAGAATTAGAATTTGAAGATAAAACTTTAAATAAATAA
- a CDS encoding High-affinity leucine-specific transport system, periplasmic binding protein LivK (TC 3.A.1.4.1) yields MKKKIILAAVLALGLQAKEVNLGVVLPLSGATAAYGQSALEGIKLANEMQSTLANGDKINLVVLDTKGDKIESASAATRLVNQDKVLGLIGEMVTANTLQVMRIAEENKVPLIAPAATGDKLLENKLYSSRVCFMDSFQGSSLAKYAFEKLNHKKAVIVVDQSTDYSLGLAKAFEKEFKAKGGKILKTLRVNSGDKDFKAIATQIKILNPDFIFLPLYYSEASLFVRQAKLIGLNAAMGSADGVADATFVKLAGNASEGYIFTDSFDASNPTTQLSKDFIAKYAKENQSKEVPNFTAMGADAYFVMFNAMNACQNTLTSECINEKIHQTSNYEGVSGVISIDKSGNATRSVVVKEIKNQKQTYKDTINP; encoded by the coding sequence ATGAAAAAGAAAATAATCTTAGCGGCAGTTTTAGCTTTAGGTTTGCAAGCAAAAGAAGTAAATTTAGGAGTTGTTTTACCTTTAAGTGGAGCAACAGCAGCTTATGGGCAGAGTGCTTTAGAGGGTATAAAATTAGCCAATGAAATGCAAAGTACTTTAGCTAACGGAGATAAAATCAATCTCGTTGTTTTGGATACCAAAGGAGATAAAATCGAATCCGCTAGCGCTGCTACCCGTCTTGTAAATCAAGATAAGGTATTAGGACTTATTGGCGAAATGGTTACTGCAAATACTTTACAAGTAATGCGTATAGCCGAAGAAAATAAAGTCCCTCTTATTGCTCCTGCTGCAACAGGGGATAAGCTTTTAGAAAACAAATTGTATTCAAGTAGAGTTTGCTTTATGGATAGTTTTCAAGGCTCATCTTTGGCAAAATATGCTTTTGAAAAATTAAACCACAAAAAAGCTGTAATTGTAGTAGATCAAAGCACGGATTATTCTTTAGGGCTTGCTAAGGCTTTTGAAAAAGAATTTAAAGCTAAGGGTGGTAAAATTTTAAAAACTCTTAGAGTAAATTCAGGTGATAAAGATTTTAAAGCTATAGCAACTCAAATTAAAATTTTAAATCCTGATTTTATTTTCCTTCCACTTTATTATAGTGAAGCTTCTTTATTTGTTAGACAAGCAAAACTTATAGGTTTAAATGCTGCAATGGGTTCAGCTGATGGGGTTGCAGATGCTACTTTTGTTAAACTAGCGGGTAATGCAAGTGAAGGATATATTTTCACAGATAGTTTTGATGCTAGCAATCCTACAACTCAATTAAGTAAAGATTTTATAGCTAAATATGCAAAAGAAAATCAAAGCAAAGAAGTTCCAAATTTTACAGCTATGGGAGCGGATGCTTATTTTGTAATGTTTAATGCTATGAATGCTTGTCAAAATACACTTACAAGTGAGTGTATCAATGAAAAAATTCACCAAACAAGCAATTATGAAGGTGTTTCTGGGGTTATTAGTATCGATAAAAGCGGAAATGCAACTCGTTCCGTAGTGGTGAAAGAAATTAAAAACCAAAAACAAACTTATAAAGATACTATAAACCCTTAG
- a CDS encoding Branched-chain amino acid transport system permease protein LivM (TC 3.A.1.4.1) yields the protein MAKIKISALIYIILAIAFIMLAPHFFDSYGIGILNQIAIYITLAVSYNLINGVTGQFSLEPNGFIAVGAYAAALVLLSSEQKLDLFSLEDPNPIILALHTNSFILALLVAGFSACVLSLILAFAVFRVRGDYLAIVTLGFGIIIQKLAINFPSWTNGAMGLNGIPLLSNLYWTGGIAIISVVLILNLVYSKFGRAMKAIRDDEDAASAMGVNTFWTKTLAFGTSAFLEGVGGGLLVCLLASVSPEQFGFEFTFMLLIIIVLGGLGSTTGAILGAVLIIGGREWLRFLDEMQIKIDFLGIDMGSMPGLRMVVFSLILIFVMLFARRGIFGDRELNSFFKRSSKKGLKK from the coding sequence ATGGCAAAAATTAAGATTTCAGCTTTAATTTATATTATTTTAGCTATCGCTTTTATTATGCTCGCTCCACATTTTTTTGATAGTTATGGTATAGGCATATTAAATCAAATTGCTATTTATATCACTTTAGCAGTGAGTTATAATTTAATCAATGGCGTTACAGGTCAGTTTTCTTTGGAGCCAAATGGTTTTATAGCAGTAGGTGCTTATGCTGCAGCTTTAGTGCTTTTAAGTTCGGAACAAAAATTAGACTTATTCAGCTTAGAAGATCCAAATCCTATCATCTTGGCCTTACATACAAATTCTTTTATCTTGGCGCTTTTGGTTGCAGGTTTTAGTGCTTGTGTTTTATCTTTAATCCTTGCTTTTGCTGTTTTTCGTGTGAGAGGGGATTATCTAGCTATTGTTACTTTGGGTTTTGGTATTATTATTCAAAAACTAGCGATTAATTTTCCAAGTTGGACAAACGGAGCTATGGGTTTAAATGGTATTCCTTTGCTTTCAAATCTTTATTGGACAGGCGGAATAGCAATCATATCTGTTGTTTTGATTTTAAATTTAGTTTATTCTAAATTCGGTAGAGCAATGAAAGCAATTAGAGATGATGAAGATGCTGCAAGCGCTATGGGGGTGAATACCTTTTGGACTAAAACACTTGCTTTTGGAACTTCTGCTTTTTTAGAAGGCGTAGGCGGAGGACTTTTGGTTTGTCTTCTTGCTTCTGTTTCTCCAGAACAATTCGGTTTTGAATTTACTTTTATGTTGCTTATAATTATAGTTTTAGGTGGCTTAGGTTCTACTACCGGAGCCATTTTAGGTGCTGTTTTGATTATAGGTGGAAGAGAATGGTTAAGATTTTTAGATGAAATGCAGATTAAAATCGATTTCTTAGGTATTGATATGGGTTCTATGCCAGGGCTTAGAATGGTTGTTTTTTCTCTAATTCTTATTTTCGTAATGCTTTTTGCAAGACGCGGAATTTTTGGCGATAGAGAGCTTAACTCTTTCTTTAAAAGATCTTCTAAAAAAGGATTAAAAAAATGA